ACGTCCATCCCGCCGGCCGCAGGGCGTTCGATGTCAGATCAAAGATCGCGCCGGAGCCGGCGGACCAGTTGATCCCATTTCGATGGGCATCGTACAACTCGTAAAGCAGCTTGTTTTCGGTATCAACGACGATGATATGTCGATCACCGTCGCCGTTCGGCCCGCCCTCGATGGGAGCATCCGGCGGAATGGGATACGGCCCCGCGTCGCTTTCATCGGCATAGTCGAACGTCAACGAGACCTTCGGCTGGTTACCATCGACGACCACGAACGGAATCCCGATCGGCGCGCCCTCGTAGACTGTCCCGAAGTCGGGATGCAGGCCGGTATCAAGGCCCATCGACGCCAGAAAATTCGCCGAATTCGGATGCACAGGAAGCGTCGAAACATCCTGATTCCATGGGTTATCCGGCGGGAAAACCTGCAACGAACCGATATCAGTATTCCCTGAACCGTTCGGGTCGGTTGTCAGGCCGCCGTTGTTATTGGCGTTTGAGGCATTTGAATTTCCAGGCAGGTCGATTAAACCGATTGAATTCTCGCACGCGACGAACGACGACGCACCGAGTGCCGCCGCGACGAGGATGAGCGCAAAGCAACACGGGTAAGGGCCGTAGCGTGCTTCCATACCGCGCCTCATTCGAGAAGAGTCCGGGGGAGGATATTTGTGCGGGTTTTATCTACTCTCTATATCCAATATGCCCAGGTGTCGGTCAAGAACTCTTTTTTGCGAATCGCCGCGTCCGGTAGGAACGGGGCGCCGACGACCACGGAGTGCGTGCGCCGAATAGGCGGCGCATTGTAAGGTCATCGGTCGGCCGGGGTGTCATGTCCCGAGTTCGAACGAAACGGTCCGAAGCGGCTGGCCTCTCGTGTCAATCTCCACCCATAGCCGAACTGTCGGTGACAAGTCCTCCGGCACTTCAACGTGGGTGTGCCAGTGCGATGGCTCCTTCGGATCCTCGATGTCCGCCTTCGCCTTCAATGCGCCTCGGGCGTCCTCGTGGCCGATCCAGAACCGAACGATGGTGTCCTTCGGTGGTCTGCCTTCCGGCAGGGTGATCCAGACATCGACCGCAGCCTCGCCGCCGGGCATGAGTTCGCCCGGATCACGCGTCGCTCGGACGGTGAGGCCATCGACAACCGTTGATCCGAGCGGAATCGATTGTACTTCATGATGGGTCTTGGAGCCTTCCGGCCGATCGGCATTCTCTAATTGGGTCGATGACTGCTGGCGCGTCCCGGGAGTCTGCGATCCGGGCGTAGCCACCGGCTTCCGGTCGCAGGAAGTGCCAGAGACAAGACATGCGACGAGGAGGCTGTAAGCGATTCGGTTCATAATTTGTGATCCTCGCGTGGGTTGGAATCGGCCTCGATGCGATCGGAATGGTCCAGCGAAGCCGGAGCATCCTGCACGCCACTTTGGCCGGGCAGGCTGCGGCCGGTGAAGACCAGCGAGTAGCCCGCCGGCACGACGATCAGATTCAGGAAAGTGGACGTGATGAGTCCGCCCAGCACGACGATCGCCAGCGGAGCGAGCAGTTCGCTGCCGGGTTGGCCCATGTGCAATGCCAGTGGCACCAGTCCCAGCGCGGCACTGAGCGCCGTCATCAGAATGGGGACGAGCCGTTCCATCGAACCTCGGATCACGGCTTCATCAAGGCAGCCTGTCCCGGAGCGATTTGCGGCGGCATCCTCGTCGAGCACATGCCGGTAGTGATTCACAAGCAGGATGCCGTTGCGCACGGCGATGCCGAAGAGCGTGACGAAGCCGACCATGCTGGCGATGGAAATGACCGGCGGCTGGTAATGCAGTTCAGACAATCCGAACAGTGCAAGCGTATTGCGCAGGGGATTCGACGTATCGGTGAGATAGACGGCCGCGATGCCGCCGATCATCGCCAACGGCAGGTTAAGCATCACGAGCAACGCGGCACGGAGCGAGCCGGTCGAGATCTGCAGGAGCATAACCATGACGACGATGACGCCCAGTCCCGCGACAACTATCGTTCTCGATGCGGACTGCTGCGCTTCGAACTGACCTCCGTAATGGACTGCGTATCCGGCCTGATGAACAATCGGGTCCACGCGCTTTCGCACCTGCTCGACGAGCTGGCCGAGGTTGAATCCGTCCGCGACGTTGCATGAAATGACGGCCTTTCGTTGGGCATTTTCGCGTGCGATGAGATTGTTTGTTCGTTCGGGGCCGATATCCGCGACTTCGGCGAGGCGTACAGTCGCGCCGCCCAGACCCCGCAATTGCAGATCGCGCACCTGTTCGACGCGTTCCCGTTCCTCTGGCGCCAGCCTCACCACCAGTTGATAGCGACGCACTCCCTGGTTGACCTCGGCGACGGTTTCGCCGTAAAGGGCCTGCTGCACCTGCTCGGCGGCTGATGCGGGTGTCAGGCCTGCGGCGGCCAGATCATGCGGTCGGTATCGGATAGGCAGCGACGTGACCATCACTTCGCGGTTTGCGGCGATGTCGCGCGTGCCGGGAACCTGCCTGAGCTCTGATTCGATTTCACTGGCGATCCTGCGGAGCCGTGCCAGGTCATCGCCATACACGTTGATGGCGATTGCCGCCGGCGTTCCGGAGAGAATGTGCGACAGACGGTGCTCGATCGGCTGACCGACGGTCGTGGTGATGCCTGGGACATCGCGCAGGATGTCGTCAATTTCTCGACGCACACGCGACTTGTCCGCTCCCGGATGCATGGTGACTTCAATCTCGGAATTGCTGACGGGTTCCGCATGCTCGTCGCGTTCAGCGCGGCCGGTACGTCGCGTTACGCTTTCGATGCCTTCCAGGTCGATGAGTCTTTGCTCGATGCCGCGTGCGAGGCGGTCGCTCTCAGACAGCGACGTGCCGGGAGGCGCCATCAGAAACACGGTGAATGTTCCCTCGTTGAATGCCGGGAGAAAACTCGTTCCGTAGGTGGCGCCGAGCCCAATCGCGGCAATCGTCACCAGGAAGGCCGAACCAAGAACGCGACCGCGTTTGTGCAGGGCCCATCGGAGCGAGGGTTCATAGAGCCGCTTGAGCCATCGCACGAGCGGACCGTCCGCATGGGTGTATCCGCCGAGACGGCCGCGCAGAAGGTACTTGCACAACGCGGGCGTGACCGTCAGCGCGATGAACAGCGACGCAAGAATGGAGACGATGTAGGTGATTCCCATGGGCCGGAAGAACCGCCCCTCAAGCCCTTGCATGAACAGAAACGGCGTGAAAACGAGCACGATGAGAATCGTCGCGAAGACGACGGAGCTTCGGATCTCGTTGCTGGCGTCGTAAATCACCTGTACGAAGGGGCGGCGCTCCTCGGGTGATCGGTGGCCGTTCTCCCGAAGGCGTCGAAAGACGTTCTCGACGTCGATGATGGCGTCGTCGACGAGCTCGCCGATCGCGATCGCCAGCCCGCCGAGCGTCATGACATTCACGGTCAGACCGAAGTAGTCCAATGTCAGCATGGCGACAGCCATCGAGAGCGGCAGCGCGCTGAGCGTAATGAGCGTAGTACGGATGTTGAGCAGAAACAGTACGAGTATCGCCGCGACAATGACGCTGGCCTCAATCAACAGACGCTGTAGGTTGTCGATTGATCGCTGGATGAACGCCGACTGCCGAAACACCTTCCGGTTGAGGACGATCCCGTCCGGCATTGATTTTTCGATCTGATCCAGCGCGCGGTCGATCTGTTCAGTCAACAACAGCGTGTTGGTACCCGGCGATTTCTGCACGCTGAGAACGACCGCGGGCCGGGCGCTGTCCGCGGCGGTACCACGAGCCGGAGCAGGTCCCAACTCAACATCGGCGACTTGTCCGATCAGCACGGGGGAGCCATGGTGATACTTGATGAGGCTGTTGGCGATGTCACTGACCTTCTGTACGCGTGCTGCCTGACGTATCGGAAGTTCCTGACGATCGACATTCGGCAGGTAGCCGGCGGCCGCGGTGCTGTGGGCGCCGCGCGCCGCCTCGACGACATCGTGGACGGTTAGCCCGTACAGCGACAGCCGGTCCTGATGCACGTTGACCTGATACTCAGGCAGTTCGCCTCCGATGGGGACGACCTGGGCGACGCCGGGAACGGCCATCAGGCGATTTCGCAGGTCGAATTCGGCGTAGGCGCGAAGCTCCAGCCTGCTGACCTTGTTTCCCGGCGAAGACAATGCGAGCAGCATGATCTCGCCGGTGATGGACGTGATGGGAGTGATTTCCGCATGGGCGTTCTCCGGAAGCGCCTCGCGGACGGCGGAGAGCCGTTCGGTTACTAGCTGGCGGGCGCGGAAAATGTCGGTGCCCCAGTCGAACTCAGCCCAAACGAGAGACAGTCCGATGGCACTCGAACTCCGGACTCGGCGCACACCCGGCAGGCCGTTGACCGACGATTCAATTGGAAAAGTGACATACTGTTCGACTTCATCGGCGGCCAGGCCGCCCGCTTCGGTCAGGACAACGACCGTGGGAGCGTTGAGTTCCGGGAAGACGTCCACGGGAATCTGTGGCACGCGGTAGACTGCATAGCCGAGAAACAGCACGGCGGCGCCGATGACCAGCGCGGATCGCTCGAGTGAGAATGCGATCAGCCTTTTGAGCATAGGGTCAGTCCTTTTCCTGGTGGAAGGTGCCGTCCGCGTGGAAGTGACCGCCCTTTTGCGCGCCGCCCGACGTGGCCAGCATGAGCTGATATGCGCCGTCGACGACCACTTCATCTCCTTCCCTGACTCCGCTGCGAACGACGACCCAGCGGCCGTCGTCCGGCCCGAGATCGGCTTCGACCTTGAGCACCTCGTCGGAATCATTCGGATTGCGGCGGAAGAAGATCGTCTGAATGCCGTCGTGAATGGTCGCGGCGAGCGGGATGGCCAGTTCCTCGCGGCCGTCCGCATTTGTGATTATTTCAAGATGAGCGGACACGCCGGGCCGCGCCCAGGAATGAACCGTCGTCGGCGTCATTAGAACCTCGACGGTTCGCTCGTCGGCATCGGCAGCGACACCGAGCATGATCGTGCCGGACATGGTTTGATCGGCCGGGATCGAACCGCCCCTTGGCGGCACGATGGATGCCGGTAGCCCGTCATGAAGACGCCCGAGGTCACTTTGCAACCCCCTCGCCCGGAATCGGAGCATTTCCGGCTGGACGGTCGAAAGCACGATGTCGGATTCAGAGGCCCACGCGCCGTTGGTAAGGGCGAGCGTTTCGACGACGCCGGAAGTCGTTGCCTTTACCTCGACGACGCCCATCTCGCGCCAGTAGGGATGCCGGTGCGGATCGGGGTCGGTGTCAATTGCATGGCGTTCCATGCCGGGGCCTGCCGGTCCGATCAGTTCCTCGCGCGAAATGCCGACGAGAGAGCTTGCGTTCAATAGTAACAGTTGAAACCGTTCGCGGGCCGCGGCCAGTTCGGAGCGCATTTCCGCATTTCGGGCTTCAAGTTCAGCTTCCTTTTCGAGGACCTCCGATAGCTCCGCCCGGGCGACGGCAAGCGCGGCGCGAACCTGCGCGAACTCCTGCGCCGAGATGATCCCCGGCTCGCCGGACTGTTCCAGTTGCTCGAGTCGCCGGGTCCATATCTCGACGCTTACCTGAAGATTCTCTTCGTGGCGTCGATGAGCCTGCATCAGCGGTTCGACGGATGCGACGCGCGCCTCGGCACGCTGAATGCTGGACTCCGTGTCACTCAGACGCTGCTGCAACTCTCGCCACGCTGGAGAATCCAGCATGTAGAGTGTTGTTCCCGGCTCGACGTGCTGGTATTGAGCGACCTTCAGCTCGACACGGCCGCCCAGCATTGTGCGATATTCTCTCCGTGCCTGCGGCTGAAACTCGAAACGCCCCGGCATTCGCAGCGTCCGGGTCACGGATCGCCGTTCCACTTTGGCGAAAGTGATACCGAGGTTGCGCCGGACCGTCTCCGGAATATCGACATGATCGGACTGCTCCGTCTCATCGTGGGCTTTGTGTTCGATGGACTTTTCCTCGCGCGACCCATCCTTCTCGGAACGGCAGCCAACGGGAATCAAGAGCAAAAACAAGACCGACAGGAGCATTCTTGTGACCGAAGTCTCATGCACCGATGAACCCACCTTCAGGATTCTCAGGTCTGAAGCGCCGGCGGTGAATCGGTCGACGGATCTTGCGCGTTTGTTTAGCGGACTCATCAGCGCGGCCCTCCTGTATCGGGCACCGACCTCGACTCGTCTGCGTCGTCGGGCCGATTGGTCGTTTCGGGGTTGGGTTCCGCAGCGGCGAGTATTGCCTCAAGCGGCCTGCCGGTACTTAACTCCAGATCGGCCAGCGCGGCGGCCGCGCTCTGTTCGGCGAGCACACCCGAACGCCGTGCGGCGAGTAGAATTCGCTGTGCATCGAGTACGACAATGAGGCTTGTTCGGCCCGCGCGGTATGTTTCCTGCGAGAGTTCGAGGTTGCGGTCGGCCTGTGGTGTCAGGTCCGTTGCATAGAATCGCGCGAGGTGGCAAGCCGTCTGCGCCTGATCGACGCGCTGTCGGACCTCCTGGACGATCGCACGATCGATCGCCTCCAGCTGTTTTTGAGCCTTCTCAAGCTCGATCTCCGCTTTCGCGATCTGGGCCTGGTTCTGATCGAAGATCGGCAGCGTGATGGAGATCGAAGGCCCCAGAATGGCATTGATCTCCTGTCGTCGCTCCAGATTCCGCTCGCCGCGCGATTGAATCGCCGGAATCGTCGGCGTGCCGGCAGCGATGGACGCGCGGGCCGCATCGGCAAATGGCTTTCGGCCGCCCAGCGCGCGGCGTTCCGATCGTTCAAGGAACGGGCCGATCGAGATTTCGGGAAATATTTTGAGGTATTCAAGGTGCAATCGGGCGGCGGCGGAATCGGCTTGGCGGCGCGCCGCGCTCAGGTCAAGCCGGTTGGCCTTTGCCATCGCGACGACGGCGTCAGCGTTGATCCTGAGCGTTTTGGGCGTCGTAAGCGAATCGGTCAGTTCGAGCGATTCGGCCGCCAACGTCAGCCCGAGCAGCGTCGCAAGCCGTCGGCGTTCGGAGTGCGCGGCGAGGCGGGCCTGTTGCAGTTCCAATTTGGCTTCGAGCGTCGTACCACGGGCGAGGTTCAGGTCGAGTTCTCCGACATTGCCCGCGTCCTTGCGTGCCTGCACGACAGCGAGCAGTCGATCGGCGACCGCGACGTTTTTCCGGGCGATCTCATGCACGGCGTCAGCCGAGAGTGCCGCGTAATAGGCACGTCGGACTTCGGTTGTCAGTTCGGCCGCCTGCCGGGCCAGATCGAGTATGGCGGCGTCAAGTTCCTTCTCCGCGGCCTTGCGCCGAACGGGAATCTGCCAGAGTTCCACGATGTTCTGAGCGAGGCTGGCCTGAATGTTGGAGCGGCCGCCGGCTTCGGGAAACTGTATCGAAAGCCCGAGTGATGGATTGGCGAGCAAACCGGATTGGACCACATCGGCGCATGCGATTCCGACATTGCGATACGCCGCTTGCAGCGTCGGATTGTTCAGCAGGGCGAGCTCGACTGCGCCGCTTGCTGACAATCCTGAAGCCAGCAGGGCTTCCACGCGCTTGCTTGCAGCGGCTTCATCAGCCGGGTTATAGGATGCGTCCTGCCCCGTTACATCGGCAATGTACCGGTTCGCCCGTTCGTAGTCGGCGCGTGGCTCCACCGTTGCGCAACCCGATAGGGCAAGCGCGGCGGATAAGCAGATTGCGAGCCGGCGTTTTTGATCATTCATCTGAATAACTCGCTGGCGTTCATGTTCCGTTGTAGACAATCTCACGACCACGACACGGCCGTGTCATGGTGCGATCGCGTGGCGCGACGGGCCCAACGCGCGGAGCAGTGGCGGATACGGACGGCGAATCAAATCAGAAGGGGAACGCAGGTAGGCAGGCCGATGAGTTCGTGAAAGCTCCGATCCATCGTCAGGATGCGATCAGTCGGCCTTATTTCATCGATGCCCGTGGAGTAACACTCCGAAGTGGCATTGCAAAGCTCCATTGGCGGGGCTTCGATCGGCTTGGGCGCCCGTGCGGCAGCGGTGCAGATACAATCATGCGGCGAGCATGGCGCGCCGCGCTCCTGTTGCTGCTCCGCAGCGCAGTCTCCCGAGTGATGATGGGAAGCGTGGCGGGATTCCGGCTGTGAATGTTCCCGCGCATGAGCGGCCGTCTCCGCACCGCAAATCAGCGGGCAGAATGCAATCATCCAGCATACAAGGATGTTGACGAGCATTCGCGGAAACATACTTAGTAAATCCTATCGGCTGGATTGTCCCGGTCAATTATCAATACGAATTTAACTGTCCCTGTTCGCCGACGGCACGGCGCGCTTGCGTCCGATAGGGCAATGCGGTGTTCGCGTTCGCGGTTTTTTCACATTATTGAGCCTATAAACCCAGGACTGCCGCCGTAAACAGAGGGATATCGTCAACGTTGAGCAGGCCGTCGCCGTTCTGGTCAGCCACACAGAGAACCTCGGGAGGGACGGAGGGTGAGATGAGTGCGACGGTGAAGGGCCAGATATCGTTGCCGTCCAGCAACCCGTCGCCGTTGAGATCGCCGGTGATGCCGGTTGCCTGGCATGCCGGTACGTTTGCCGAGATAACGACGTTGTCAACCTGCCAGCCCAGTTGCTCGTTGCCGAATGCGTCGATCGTATCGAATCGCCATTCGATCGTTACAGCCTGTCCGGCAAAACCAGTGAGATTCACGACCCGCTGCTGCCACGGCGACGACGCCAGATTGCCCGACGCCGGCTCGTCAACGACCGCGCCGTTGACTCGCACCGACGGCCAGTCCAGCGTGCCGAACGCCTCGCGTTGAAACGTGGAGCAATACTTCAGCGTGATCTGATCGCTGTCGGGCAGTGTAATCGGGGCTGTGGTCAACCGGCTGTCCGTCGCGCCGGCGTCGTAATTACAGGTCGCGTCAATCCCGCAGTAGGCCCATGCCGCCCCGTCGCACGGCGAAGGCACGGTACACGCTTCGCTGACGTGCCAGAGCTGAGTCGCTGTCCAATCGGGCGGCAGGCCGTCTTCGAAATCCTCCGAATAGATATCCTGCAGTTGAAGCACGCCAATCGACAGATTCCGGGGAGTCCCCGGGGCCGTTGACGGAAAATAGACGGTCTGTCCGATTGTCGTCTGAGCGGAGATGTAGTAGCTCGCTTCTGTTCCGCAGGTTGCTGCGGGCAACTCCCCTCGATGCAGCGTGGCGCTAAGCGCGATCAGCGGGGCGCTTCCTGACGCCGAGCCATATTGATAGTGGAGAACCGCGGTTCCGGGTTGGAACTCATCGGCGCAATCCCGGATGTCCACTTCGAAGCTGATCGGTTCGCATGGCGGAAGCAGGTTGGGTGCGGGCTGGCCGCCATTGAAGTCGAATCGCAAAGGCGCAGGCGGCGTGACGTAGAACTGCTGCGGCTCGCCGACGGCGATATTGCCTGCCCAGTCCTTGGCCTGAACGTAATAGGAAATTGTCCCGCCACAAGGCTGCCCCGGGATGACGCCGCGATATATCTGGCCGCCGCTGTATCGCATCGGGACACGCGCGGGGGGGTGTCCGTTCACTGAGAAATTCAGAAAGATGCCTTTGTCGAAAAAGTTCCGATCGGACGTCATTCCGTCGAGAATGGCGGCGCGAACAACGTACGGGCCGGTCGTATCGTCGGTATCGCTGAGCTGCTCCAGCTTTACGATGCGCGGCGGGATCGTGTCGGCCGGCCCAAAGTTGGTGTAGATGCGGTTCGCGAAGTTTCCGGATTCGCCCTGCGCAGTCACGATATCGAGGCGGCCGTTGTTATTAAGGTCCCCCACCTTCACATCGAGCGATGAATCGCTGACGGCCGTAATGATCCCGGCGGCCTGGCTGAAAATGCCGTTCCCGTCGTTGGTGTAGATTCGTTCGGATGTCCCGCCGAGCGCGGCGATGATTATGTCGAGATCGCCGTCATTGTCGTAGTCGAAGAACTTGCTGTCGTTGTCGTCAACCGTCGGATTGGTCTGCAACTGGCTGCTGACGTTCGTGAATCCGCCGAGGCCGTCGTTCAGCAGAAGGAGCTCGGTATTGTTCGGCCCGGCATTTGCTCCGAGCAGGTCGAGATGCCCGTCGCCGTTCATGTCGCCGAAGTCGTAGGAATAGCAGGTGCTGTCTGCCGGTACGCCCGCGACCAGCGTGAAGACGCCGTTGCCGTTATTTCGCAGCAGCTTGCTGTTATTGGTTCCGCGGCCGGCGGTTCGGATGTCGAGATCAAAATCTCCGTCGATGTCACCGAATATACAGTCCATGGGTTCACAGAAATTCTCGATCGGGTGCCGTGAGGCTGTCTCGTCCGTGAAGAATCCGAATCCGTTGTTGATATAGACGCGCGATTGCCCACAGCCAAACCGGCTTGCGCCGCCGCTGACGAAGTACAGATCGAGATCGCCGTCGTTATCGATGTCGGCCATCCCGACGCGCGAGCTACTGAGGTTCAGGGCCGGAAGCCGGGCGGCCGTCACATTCGTGAAAAAACCATTGCCGTCGTTAAGAAACAACGCGGGCCTTCGATTGAAATCCTGGGCAAAGACCAGATCGAGATCTCCATCGTTGTCGATATCGCCCAGTTCAACGCCACGGCAGATGCCGCTGAAGTTCAGGCGCGCGACTGATTGATCGGTAAATGTGCCGCTTCCGTTGTTGATGAAGATACGCTGAACCTGCGGCGTTTCGGCCGAGGTGAATCCGGCGCCATTGGCGAAGATGATGTCCAGGTCGCCGTCGTTGTCGATGTCGCCGATGGTCAACTGGTTTGTGTACTCGGCCGGATTCGGAAATGGAAACTGCGAGTTGGTGCTGTCGATGAATTGCTGTGCGATCGCCGTCGCCGGTACGACCGTGCAGCCGATCAGGGCCATGAAGAGCCCGAGTGCGCGACAAGCGCGTAAGTGCATTGCCAAACCTTCCGTTGATGCGATGGACGTAAGCTGCCGCGCGAGCCTGCCAATTTGCCCTTCCCCTTCGCGGCCTCTGCAAGCCCATATCATAGCAGAATCCGCGGTGCGAATTCACCGATTCTTATCGGCCATTTTGGGGCGATTTGTCCCCGTTCCACGAGATAACCCGTGTCGGCTCGGTCGTGTTCGAGGTTTGTGCGACACGCCGGCCAGCCACGAAAGTCTCGCCCCGGAACCGGTTGATCTTGGCCGGATCGATCGTGAAGGGATCGAAATCGAGAATAAGGAAATCCGCAAGCAGCCCCTCGCGGATCATTCCGAGCGTTGCAACGTCGCCGGCCGCGCACGCTGCATTGCGAGTGTAGCAGATCAGCGCCTCGTCCACGGTGATGTTCTGTTCCGGCACAAAC
This portion of the Phycisphaerae bacterium genome encodes:
- a CDS encoding efflux RND transporter permease subunit, which gives rise to MLKRLIAFSLERSALVIGAAVLFLGYAVYRVPQIPVDVFPELNAPTVVVLTEAGGLAADEVEQYVTFPIESSVNGLPGVRRVRSSSAIGLSLVWAEFDWGTDIFRARQLVTERLSAVREALPENAHAEITPITSITGEIMLLALSSPGNKVSRLELRAYAEFDLRNRLMAVPGVAQVVPIGGELPEYQVNVHQDRLSLYGLTVHDVVEAARGAHSTAAAGYLPNVDRQELPIRQAARVQKVSDIANSLIKYHHGSPVLIGQVADVELGPAPARGTAADSARPAVVLSVQKSPGTNTLLLTEQIDRALDQIEKSMPDGIVLNRKVFRQSAFIQRSIDNLQRLLIEASVIVAAILVLFLLNIRTTLITLSALPLSMAVAMLTLDYFGLTVNVMTLGGLAIAIGELVDDAIIDVENVFRRLRENGHRSPEERRPFVQVIYDASNEIRSSVVFATILIVLVFTPFLFMQGLEGRFFRPMGITYIVSILASLFIALTVTPALCKYLLRGRLGGYTHADGPLVRWLKRLYEPSLRWALHKRGRVLGSAFLVTIAAIGLGATYGTSFLPAFNEGTFTVFLMAPPGTSLSESDRLARGIEQRLIDLEGIESVTRRTGRAERDEHAEPVSNSEIEVTMHPGADKSRVRREIDDILRDVPGITTTVGQPIEHRLSHILSGTPAAIAINVYGDDLARLRRIASEIESELRQVPGTRDIAANREVMVTSLPIRYRPHDLAAAGLTPASAAEQVQQALYGETVAEVNQGVRRYQLVVRLAPEERERVEQVRDLQLRGLGGATVRLAEVADIGPERTNNLIARENAQRKAVISCNVADGFNLGQLVEQVRKRVDPIVHQAGYAVHYGGQFEAQQSASRTIVVAGLGVIVVMVMLLQISTGSLRAALLVMLNLPLAMIGGIAAVYLTDTSNPLRNTLALFGLSELHYQPPVISIASMVGFVTLFGIAVRNGILLVNHYRHVLDEDAAANRSGTGCLDEAVIRGSMERLVPILMTALSAALGLVPLALHMGQPGSELLAPLAIVVLGGLITSTFLNLIVVPAGYSLVFTGRSLPGQSGVQDAPASLDHSDRIEADSNPREDHKL
- a CDS encoding VCBS repeat-containing protein, which produces MHLRACRALGLFMALIGCTVVPATAIAQQFIDSTNSQFPFPNPAEYTNQLTIGDIDNDGDLDIIFANGAGFTSAETPQVQRIFINNGSGTFTDQSVARLNFSGICRGVELGDIDNDGDLDLVFAQDFNRRPALFLNDGNGFFTNVTAARLPALNLSSSRVGMADIDNDGDLDLYFVSGGASRFGCGQSRVYINNGFGFFTDETASRHPIENFCEPMDCIFGDIDGDFDLDIRTAGRGTNNSKLLRNNGNGVFTLVAGVPADSTCYSYDFGDMNGDGHLDLLGANAGPNNTELLLLNDGLGGFTNVSSQLQTNPTVDDNDSKFFDYDNDGDLDIIIAALGGTSERIYTNDGNGIFSQAAGIITAVSDSSLDVKVGDLNNNGRLDIVTAQGESGNFANRIYTNFGPADTIPPRIVKLEQLSDTDDTTGPYVVRAAILDGMTSDRNFFDKGIFLNFSVNGHPPARVPMRYSGGQIYRGVIPGQPCGGTISYYVQAKDWAGNIAVGEPQQFYVTPPAPLRFDFNGGQPAPNLLPPCEPISFEVDIRDCADEFQPGTAVLHYQYGSASGSAPLIALSATLHRGELPAATCGTEASYYISAQTTIGQTVYFPSTAPGTPRNLSIGVLQLQDIYSEDFEDGLPPDWTATQLWHVSEACTVPSPCDGAAWAYCGIDATCNYDAGATDSRLTTAPITLPDSDQITLKYCSTFQREAFGTLDWPSVRVNGAVVDEPASGNLASSPWQQRVVNLTGFAGQAVTIEWRFDTIDAFGNEQLGWQVDNVVISANVPACQATGITGDLNGDGLLDGNDIWPFTVALISPSVPPEVLCVADQNGDGLLNVDDIPLFTAAVLGL
- a CDS encoding TolC family protein, producing MNDQKRRLAICLSAALALSGCATVEPRADYERANRYIADVTGQDASYNPADEAAASKRVEALLASGLSASGAVELALLNNPTLQAAYRNVGIACADVVQSGLLANPSLGLSIQFPEAGGRSNIQASLAQNIVELWQIPVRRKAAEKELDAAILDLARQAAELTTEVRRAYYAALSADAVHEIARKNVAVADRLLAVVQARKDAGNVGELDLNLARGTTLEAKLELQQARLAAHSERRRLATLLGLTLAAESLELTDSLTTPKTLRINADAVVAMAKANRLDLSAARRQADSAAARLHLEYLKIFPEISIGPFLERSERRALGGRKPFADAARASIAAGTPTIPAIQSRGERNLERRQEINAILGPSISITLPIFDQNQAQIAKAEIELEKAQKQLEAIDRAIVQEVRQRVDQAQTACHLARFYATDLTPQADRNLELSQETYRAGRTSLIVVLDAQRILLAARRSGVLAEQSAAAALADLELSTGRPLEAILAAAEPNPETTNRPDDADESRSVPDTGGPR